GGCTTCTGTCTTCTTCTTCGTGGTTGATGTCTATTTTCCCCAGATTAGCAATGCCACTGACCGCAAGTACTTGGTCATTGGTGACATGATCTTTTCAGGTAACTTTCCCGTGGGCTTTTGGGGAAGGGATCCACATCTTCTCCCTCTTTAGCCCAGTGGCTCTAGGGATAGGGATGGGGAATGATCCACTTATGTTCCTTGGTAATTCCCAGTTTTTGACTTGAGGGGGTGGGTGACTGTTACCGGGAACTGGCTCTTCCACGTCCTATTTTCTCTCCAGCGTTCTGGACCTTCCTCTGGtttgttggattttgttttctcaCCAACCAGTGGGCAGCCACCAAGTCCAGTGATGTGTTGGTGGGGGCTGACTCGGCTCGGGCAGCAATCTCCTTCAgcttcttctccatcttctcctggGTATGTGGGGGTCTGGGACCATGGTCCTATGGTGGGTGATGCCAGAGGTGTGGGTTTTGGCAAAGGGAGGGTTGGGGACAGGGTTCTTTACTCAGATTTCCAACCTAAACCTTTCCTCATTCCTAATGTGGGAAGATTAGGGGAGGGGTGCCCGGGAAACAGCAACAGGGGAGGTAGGTATCCTGTCTCTTCTACCTTCCCTTCATCAAGCTTTTCCATCCACCCAAACCCTGACAAGTCACTCTTTCCTTAGGGCTTGCTGGCTTCCCTTGCCTACCAGAGATACAAAGCTGGGGTAGATGACTTCATCCAGAACTACATTGACCCTACGCCTGATCCTGCTGCCCCCTATGCCTCCTACCCAGGAGTTGCTGGAGACAATTACCAACAACCACCCTTCACCCAGAATGCAGAGACCACTGAGGGTTATCAACCACCTCCTGTTTACTAAGTTGAGTTAAAGCAGCATGCAAAAGCACTGTGGGGGGCAAAGGGAGGGATGGGGTTGATTTAGTCTTCACcttgggggaaaggaaagggagggagcatTTGGACACCTTCACGATGCCATTCCCTTCCTCCTGTTTGTACTCCATGCTTTTTCAAACCTGCCACATAACTTGGTACTGCTTCCTTCCCTTCAGGAGGGACTGAAGAATCTGCCTTTGGACAgagcatttttaaaagacagtttTGGATAGAAGTGTTTTCTCACTGCTTTTCCCTTTGCCTGAGACAGCTATAGAAGTGGGATAATCCCTACAGTGCTGCTTACAGTGCCTTATATCTTCCCCTTCATCCCAGGGGAGCAAAACTTGTGGTGATTTCTGTGGTTCTGGCAGTGGCTGCTTAGAGTTCTCTGCCAGGGATCGTTCAGGTCCTGCTGAGACATTCTGTGGTGCTTGTGCGTGTGGGTGTGCAGGATGTATTTGTGTGCCTTCATGCTTGTCCCTACTGTTGCTGGTGGTGGGCTCTGAGGTGTAGTGAGCTCCCCACTTTGATCTCTCCAACACATACACACTCCTTTGCTCTCAGGTCTGTAACCCTTTTATCTGGGGTTATTCTCTTCATCCCTGCCCCTTTCCCActcaaaggagaaagtgaggaccACCAGGGCATCTAGCCTTGAACCCCTTATGGTTACTGCTGTATTCTTTCTGCTGGTTCTCCTGTATTCTGAAATTGCTAATGCACACCCAGTACCAGGGTCTACCTGAGGGTTGGTGACAGCAGGGGCAATACTGCCTAGTCCTTCCTACAGAAATCCTGGAAGCTGGGAGTGGCTTTGCTTAACCTGCAAGGCCCTGCTTTGTGTAAATATTCTGCCATTGTTAAAATATGAAATGTGAGGCAGAACAAGAAGGCATGCCTACCTTGCAGCCCCTGGATGATTCTGAATGTATTAAAAAGCCATCAGAAAAGAACATCCAGAAGACTTTGCGTTTTGTTAAGTTGGTTTGGAGATGGAATAAAGAAATATATGGATACATGTGTGgttttttatatgtgtgtgtgtgtgtgtgtgtgtgtgtgtgtgtgtatatatatatatttccttttgtagcccctatctccccctcccccctgccatCGGCATTGCTGTTATGGTCTTAAATTACtggtagaaagggaaaggaggtatTCTATGGTGTAGTTGTTTTGGGGTGGTGGATTCCTACTATTTGTTGACTTAAATTGGGATGGAAATCCAACAGCTTTTTTAGTCCCAGAAGCAAAATTGGCAGTCTTCCTTTAATCAGTTTGCATGATTGTCTGACTGAGGTCTCATCCTCCCCTTTGTTTTCTGCATCTTAAATATAGCAGCATTGTCCAACTCATAAATGtggcatttttttttgtgtgCTCCAGGTTACTCTCCTTCACTACAGTTGAGCCCCAGTAAATGGGAAAGAGGGCCTGTGTCAGTCTGCTAGCCTTAGTCTTTCATTTGCCAGGCACTGAGTAATGGGGATTCAAAGAGGGCAAAACAACTCAGTCCCTGTGCCTAGAacacaatatgcaaataactgtaTAAACAAGATTGTATGTAGGATAAATTGAGGGTGATTTCAAGAGGGAatgcattaattaattaattcaggaGGACTGAAAAGGCTTTTTTCAGGTGAGgctttaactgagacttgaagaaagccaggggaattaggaggcagaggtgaggaaggagagcattctaggcatagggaatagccagtgaaaacACCCAGAGTTGTGAGAATGGAATATTGTGTGCAAAGAATAGCAAGGAAACTTGTAGATCACAGAACATTTAGAGGGGAGTGAGGAATCTGTGATAGAACTACATAGCAGCAGTTCATTCCTTTAAAAGATTGGAGGAGCCCCAGTGACAGCTCCTGGCTCACTTCTGCTTCTTAGATGTTCCAAGGATTCTTTGCCTCTCCTGAAGCTTCCGATCATTTGCTTTCTGTCACCTTTGTGGCATAGGGCTGTCACTTAAGGGTTTATAAATTCTTTGTGCTGTAAGTTCTGCTTTATGAGAACTTTGTTCTTTTCCTCATGTTCACTTTGGCAGCTTTACCCACCTCAAGTCAATTCTCACCTGTACCTGGACCAAAGTCTCTATTGGTTAGCTTCAAAGCTCTGGCTCCCGACTTCAGTTTGCCTCCTGTCTATATCTTGGTATGTTCTTGCCCATATGTACTCCTGCCTTCTCTCTCAGTGCTACCACTCTTTCCCATCACTCTAGTTCACCACATGTCATTCTTTGATTCTTCTTCCACATAAGTAGTTACTAAATTTTGCTAAGTCTACTTCAACTTTTTTCCTTTGACTCACTTTTCCCACTTCTAACATCCCATTTCAGGCCCTCATTATTTCACCTGTACTAACTTAACAATTGCTCCTGCATCTGTAGCCTTTTGCCAGTTCACTTTGCACAGGTATTACTGCCACGTTAATCTTCCTTGTGCATAGCTTTGGTTTTGTCACTTCTATGACAAACCTTCACTGAAAAACTAAAGCCAAGTCCAAACTTTATAGCTTGGTGTACCCATTCaaaaatggaaattcttttcctttcctttatccacTTAACACAGTGTGCCTCTTCATCTGTTTGTATCCATGTTTATTTCATTAGGGAGGAGTATAAATTCATCGAAGGTGATAACCAAGTTGTaatgtctgttgaatgaatgaatgtgatagattcagtatatatatatatctcctgaTATTtgcttctcacccaagtgaagaTTATTCTCTGCTCTGCTTTATAGATCCTTAGGTCTAACACTGTTTTCTTAGGGTAAATGGTCTGTGCAGTCTCCTTGATCCATGAATAGAACCTGGCTCCATAGATCCTGAAGGATAGTCCTCTGAATCTGATATTGGCCTGAACTTGCCCCATAGGTTCTTAATTACCAGTGCTGGGGCACTTCTCTCTACAAAGTAAGTCAGTAGTTCCACAGAAGGTGCTTGTAGTATTAATGGGAACTGAGAATGGCTGGAGGAGAAATCCCCCACCTCATTCTGGAAGCCCACATTATCCCATTGTGTGAGGGGAAAGCCAGGACTCCCTCATACCCAGGGAAAAACCcagaagatgaaatagaataGTGTCTAAAGTCTAGTTTCAATTCTCGTCTTTTATAGCAGAACCTTCCTGCAGCCTCAgttgtccccctccccccacctcagccCCAAAAAAGTCATCATTATAAGTTGAGACATACCAGGCTAACCAGGGCCCAGGCAAAGGCCAGTTATGACTCATATTCTTAGGAAACTAAAGCTCCTAGGCCTGAAGGAGCTGCTGGAAACCGATTGGTGCTTTTACAGgaccccaaaaaaaaaaaggcaaagagaaagttACCATGTTGGTAGAATTAAGAAAAGGCAAAATTCTATGGTATGTGGGTTTTCTAATGAGAACACAAGACAGATAACACAGATGAGGAAGTAATGTCCTTTGTCACAGAATTCTGTCATAACTCAAGCCAGAGGAATCAGGGAAACCCACAATCCACTGACTTAGCTGCCTATGTAAGCATAGCTCTCACCATGAGGAGGCAACTGAGAGGAGGCTTTACTTACAACAAAGGTTTTACTTAGAAAGGCTGAGGCCGAAGAAAGGAAGGTGATGGATTTTACTGGCAATGTTTATAGATCAAGCAGAAGTTGTGGGGGCAGGGTGGGTAGGATGGCAAGTAGGGGAAGGGTAGAATTAAGTTATAAAGTATAGTCTTGGGTTCAAAAGGTTTCTTCCAAGTTATGAAGCACTGCTTCTTTCctattccctcctctcttctggtCTTCCCTCTTCTGAGGAATTTGAGGAAGATAGGAATATGGTGTGGATATAAGCAACAGCTATGGTTGTGGGTGGCTAGAAAGCGAGAAGCAGGTACAGGTGACTTCTTCATATATATTCTCCATATGTGTATAGGCCAGATtgcttgaatttattttttccagacCAAGGCAGGTTCCAGGAACCACCCGTACTGCCTCAGTTGTTGGAACTGCACTGTAGAATCTGTTGAGTAGCAAAGAGTTTCCGACAGCTAGAGGTATCCCCTGACTTCCCACTCAGGGGGCAGTTCTCTTTATTCTCCAGCCCATTAGATTGTCCtgagaatttcttgaaatagCAGAGTCGACACACAGAGTGATATTTGTCAGCACCACCAATCACTTCAACCTAGCAACAGGAGACAGCAATGTGATTTCTATTAAGCAGGCTTTCCCTAACACAGGCCATTCCAGGGAGTTAATTAACCCATTAAGCTGGACCCACTTCAGCAGAAAGACTGGGGaagggaatgaaaggaaaaattacCTCTTTCTCTGCCCCCAGTCTCTTGGTGTAAGCAGCTTCCCGGAAGCACTCCATGCACACTGCTGTCAGTTTGACTACGCTTTCTGCCAGTGGCACCAAGTTCAGAATATTCCCAAATGCCTGTGATCCCCAGAGACACACAATAAATGATAGTAGGTGGATGTCTTAAAGGACAAACAACCCTAAAACCCGACAACATCCTTTGGTCCAAGAACCTGGAACCATGAAAAGTGCTGATCACACTTCATTTCTTAGCGGTATCCCTGTCCTCCCTCTATCTGCTCCTTGAAAAGGCAGGGAAAGGGAAACATTTTCTAGCCTGTAGTAAGCATAATTTGTTCTAATGCAAACAAGAAGGAACTAGGAAGGAGAGATAAAGTTTGTTACAGTGATGGCCTCTAGCTTGGTCTGTTGTATTTTAGTTTAGTTGACAGTTGAGACTGAAAGAtgattcagtttaaaaaaagcCCAAAAAATACCCTGTAGTCATAATGATCAGTTTTGGCTTGGGAGAAGGGATGAAAAtagcgcccccccccccaattttcttGGAGAGGTAGGAGACTACGGGTACAGAACACTGCATATACCACCAGGTGTTTATCAGTTAGTTTAGCTGAACTACCTTGTAAAAAGGGAAGGGTAACTGGTTGAGCTGGGGAGTGGGGACGGGGGAACTTTCCAGAAATGATTGATGTGAAAAaagtaacaatttttaaaagtaaggagAAAACTAGACTAGTCTATTTGCATAGATCCTTTACCTAAAGACCACAGCTAGGAATATTACCTTCCTCTGAAAGGTTCCATCCAAGGCAGCTACAATCACAGTCTTCCCAGCATTTGCCATGGTCTCACTGAATTCCACAATATCTGGAAACTAAAAGCACCccaggagagaaatggagaggtggTGAACTATCCCAAAGAAGCAAGCTTCCCCAGGTTCTTACTGATGTCTTTGAagagcagaggaagaagaaaagccaCTTAATACTTCAATTCATGCTCTAGACTAGCCCTAGGGTTGGAAAATCTACAACTTGGACTCctacctctttttccctcccagcCACATGTACACTGTACTAAGTTTTTACATGTTGACTCTTCACAGGCAGTGCAGAAGCTAACTTTTGTTCTTATACCCCAAGCACCAAAGACAGTACAACTTGACTTATCTAGCCTATTTGAGTATTTACTTGATTCAGACCATTTTGCTGACTGCATATTTCTCCCACAGAGAATAGTATATGGTCTCACTGTGGCAGCTTATCTAGCAGGATGATAAACTGTTCATAAATGTATATTATACTTTGTTGATGTTTGTGCCTCACTGCACATGCAGCAAGAAAGCATCTCTTACAAACTGAATTTGGGTAAATAAAATCTAaagtaaataatcatttttcagttttgtaaatGTAGACTTTGTTGGTTTTACTTAAAGCAAGCCCACCTATACTTGGAAGAAAGGTTTCAGACCATCTGAAtcatggaagaggaaatggaaaaacaatggaaagaagagatatggCGTGAGGAATGGGAGGtgatgaggggagggggaaagagaccTAGGGTGGTTGAAGAGGGAAGGGGGTGAGCGAAGGAAAGAATATTGAGggtagggaaaaagaaggaagtaggAGAAATAGTCTGGAGAGAGTCTTGTATAGTATAGGTCTTGATTACGGCAGAATCCGAGGACACCATCTTGTGCTACTGCTACttaactacttgtgtgaccttatgCTTAAGACCTAGCCCTTTGgggccttgatttccttatttgtagaGGGAAAGAGATATTGGACTACTAAGTCATTTCTGTGTTAAagtttcttctaactctaaattctaGGACTAGAATTGCTCAGTTCCAGTTCATATAAGAGGTTGACGGGAACAATGCAATGCATCCTGTGGTCCCtcataatttatgtaaagtgatTGGTAAAATAAAATATCAGGAATCAATTGTTTTTATTCAGACCTTTGATTCTGATAGTGTTGGAAATATCTGTGAGATGATGTCCTGTTCTAATACAGACAAGCTACTAAGTAGATCCACAACTATTCTGCAATGTATCATCTTAAACTAGATTTGCCCAGGACAATAGTTTAATGACTCCAAGCTCATACAGCCACTGTATGACAGAGTttgcacttgaacccaggtcttcctgattaacTACACCTGTTTATTCATTAGGTCAAGATGCATCTCTAGCAATTGGTACTTGACTAAATTGTAGCCAGAGTTTGTTGGTTATTCTCCCTTATTGCAACCCATGTAGCTTTATACCCAGGGATGTAATGACCCTGGAAACAGTTACCACCAGAATGAATGAAAGTCTTAAACATCAGTAACTCCATTCCAACAATGTATATTTGTCACTACAAATCACGACTCATTCCTCAGGTCAGAAAAGTAAAGGTACATACATAAGGTCTGGCCATAAAGACCAGAAGGGGCAAGGTTTCAATAGCTACTTTGGGTCTCTAGTACCAAGTGCCTGTGATGGAGATCTCAcccctttccctttctatgaCTGGCtgcttcctgttttcttttgatCTCCTGATGCAGAATCCCTTCCTTGAGTTTTATCGTTCTACTTTGGggattttgtatttacttcttgTTAGATCCCTCCCCTCACCATTCCTAGGCTATGGGCTTAGTTCATCTGGCTCTAGATAGTGTACACTTGGTAAGTTCCTTGTTTCTGCTGCATAGCTCTCTAGTGACCTCCTGGATACCACTATCCACAGTCTGCTCCTGGAGTTCCCATTAACCCCTGAAGTACCTGGGTTTCCTGAAGCTACAacatgggatcataggatttagggttgaagaccttaaagatcatctaattaaCCCCCTTAGCTTATAGAGGAAGACAATGAAACCTTGAGAGCAAAAGTTGCACATAGGTACTAATTAGATCATCTGGGATTCAACCCATATTCCCAGATGCCAAATCGAaaactttgctttcttttcaCAATTATGCCTAAGGTTGAACTTAGCCAGCACCAATTTCCCTACCACTTGATTTCTTTGAGGCCCAAAATCATTTGCATGGCCAGCTACCTAACGAAAAAGAAGTCCAGGTTCAAGTGCAGAGCTTTCATCTGGAGAAAGTGGTAGTTGCTATACAAAGTGTTCCTCCCTTCCTTGCCCATCCATTGGCATTAGACACCAGGGTATCAGTTGTGGGTGCTGAGGagggattgcaaaggaaactttAGGCTATTGTCCATAATTAGGCCAAACTGTATTTAGTAAGAATCGGGTTCTAGGCAGCAATGGGAGCAACAATGGGGGAAGAACTGTTTCAAatctagtacaatgcctggtacgTAGCGGCTGCTTAATTAATCATCCAGTCAATGCTTGTCGATTAATGAGGAGATACTGCTTAGAGAATTACTTTCATTCCTCCTACTCACTGGGGTGGGGCAGAAGGATGATAAAACATCTTTTTTGGGACCAGGTGATTTTTTGCAATGTGCACAGCTACTAAGGCAACAACCaaggaaaaatttaaagaattccTGCTCACTGAAGCCAAGAATGGCCTTTTTAACTAAATCAGGAAGCTAATACTGCTGAATAGCTAAGATTTTAGTAAACAATTCTAAGGAAAGGTTTTcaattctctttaaaatattaGGAAATGTTTAGAGTTCTCCTTTCTATAAAGCTTCACCAGGCATTCTCCCCcccatctcctcctccccaaCTAATCGAAACTACTGGTTAATCTAGCTTTCCAATTATAAGGGAAAAGTTTGTGGGACAGTAGGAAGGAAGAACCTGGAGTAAACTTACAAACTGTCCCTCATCTATGCCAATGACAGTCACAGCCAGAGCATCCTGGGCCACATCCCGAAGCAAGCAGGCTGGGAGTGCTTCCATAGTGTTCCTGCatggggtagcaatcatgatctcagatgaagCAATAGCCAAAATAGACAAGAGTTAAATGAGATAAtcaagaaaactacattttgttgAAAGGTAccataaaaaatgaattaatatcaatatcaCTTGAATTAAAATCAATATATGTGCTGAATGGCATAGCCATTGAAATACTTAAAAGTCAGGTGATTTGCAGAGCAAAGTAGTAAAACTACAGTAGTGAAGGACTTTAACATAACCTTTTGAAAcacagataaatctaaccaaaaaaaaacaagttaaaaggacctaaacagaattttagaaaagttggatatgatagATTTTTTGACAATTATTGAatgcaaacaaaaaaaggaatatacatatttcttagcTGTGCATAGCATCTTTACAAGTAGTGATCCTCTATTAGAACATAAAAATCTTgtaaacaaaagcagaaaaattaagcacattttttatcaattacaatataccaaaattatatttaataactcAATCAAGAGCCCCTGAAGAAACCattaaaaatgaactagagacTAAATAATTTAGTGCTAAAGAGTAGATGAGTCACAGAATAAATCATAGAACCAATAGACAATTTAATTAAAGTTAATGACATCAGAACAAATGGGACAACATATTGGATGTAACCACAGTCCTTAAGAGAAAATTTATCtcaaaacatttttatcagtaaaagaaggaatagattaaaaaaattagggataagacaaaaaaaatactaTAGAAAACCATAATATTGCTTAAGGGGAAGAGCTGGGGAGAACTGAAGTCAGGGCTTTTGGCTACTAATGACAACTGATATGGGGCTCtcattctcaaagaaaaacataggAATTAGAGGTGAAaggacggacacacacacacacacacacacacacacacacacacacacatacacatacaccacgcacacatgcatacatacatattaagcAGCAGAAGCAGGACTCAagcctgactccaaatctggtgctCTTTTCCCTACACATGGCTTCAAAAGTTTGGCCAATGTGCTTTAGGCATTTCTGGAGATGCTGAGTTGGTTTAgctattaaatgacttgcataaaactaagagaaaataagaattttcaGAGCATATTGGAAATATGTTTGACAACAGCAAAGCTACTTtgtttataaaagaaaagatatCGTTAGGAGTATTGGGTTAGACTTTGAAACCATCTCTCTCCCAGCTGAAGCTCTTGCATTTTGGACATCTGTTTAATGTTACATAGAAGTAAATGCTCAGCATTGAGCCTACttcttaaccttctttgtgtCGTGGACCCATTTGGCAGTTTGATGAAACCTATAGAACTCTTCTCAAAGTAATACTTTTAGGTCcataaaatatttagaattacaaagaaaccaattattttgaaatgaagttatcaaaatgttaaaaaaaaaaaaaaaggttcctaGACCTTTGGTTAAAAACCCCTAGTTCTTAAACAAAGAACTTTCCTAGGGTCGGAATGTCCTGTAAATCACATCTACACTGTGCCAATAACTCACCCTGATGCTGGGATAGAGAcatgaaggaaaaagaattcttacacacacaaaaaggaaatCTTATGATGGTTAAGGTATCTATTTGTTGCCATTCAGTTTTTACAtccccaaaattatttttaaaaaattaatgtaatataAAACTATTTAGTGACAGATTATAATTCCTATACTGAGGGATCATAGAATGCCTGAGTGAGGGGAGAtccagttggggaatagctgtttggttttttttaaaatttgtttgagCAGTTGAGAGTGGCTGTATGATCTAGGActaacattctaatagggaaagaagaCTCACATGTCCTTCAGAACcttgttgttcattctttcatGACTGAATGTTCCTTCTGTGGCCCTTAGTTTTTCTCATGCATAAAACAAGGGAGTGagactagatcaggggttcttaattttttgtgtgtaatagtcttctttggcagtctggtaaagcctctGGATGGACATCTCTCAGAATGACGTTTTTAAATGGAGTAAGTAAAATGtatggaattacaaaggaaacaaattattattgttattgaatTCCAGtcatcaaaatgttaaaaaacaaatcactggtctcaggttaagaacccctggactagatgaccagtTATATCACAAGCAGTAGCGCACAAGCCTTATATCTAAGGGCAAAATGTCTGTGTGTATTTAGTTTGCCCTTAAAAACACACAAACTCAGTCTTGTTTGCTCACATATTACTTGTTGACTTTTGATccagaagttgtttttttttcccagattAGTCCacaaagaaataaagggaaagtaGAGAGTAGTGGCAACACTCATATATCTATTCTACTAGATTAAATCAAAGACCTTTACTGCTGTGACTAGTTGAGGCCCTCATATACCTCCCTCTCTTCACTCAACTAGCCACTATTTTAATTCAAGTCCATTCCCTCTAGCCTGGATTCTTGCTACTGTTTCCTGGTGGGTCTCTCGTTTCTAggctttcccttctcccattcatcCTCCCCAGAGCTGCTGAATAGATAATCCTAAAGTACAGGTGTGACCACTTTACTCCCTGCTCCACATCCCACTCCTTCCCCAAGAAACTAGTGGCTCTCTCTGGCCTCTACGATACAATGCACATAATCTGTCGGTAGCTTATCTTTCCAGGCATACTACACAAGACTCTCTTTCATGCATTCTGCATTTGAACCAAACTGGTTTTCctgctgttcctcatacatggTATTCTCACATATCCCATCCCCTGCTTCCAGGCCTCTGCCCAAAAtatctccatgcctggaatgtactttcTACTTTGTTCCCACAGATTAGAATCCCTTTTTCCTTCGAAGCTTAACCTTGGTATCACATCTACCTGGAGGCTTTTTCCTTTCAGCAGCCTGGAGCTCCCTCCAAAATGCCTTGAATATATTTCTATGTGTACAAGCTATCTCTTCCAACACAATGCAGATTCCTAAAGGGCAGAGACTCTTgagtttttttccccccattatTTCCAGTAAAGTATATGGGACAcaggagatacttaataaatgcttgttgtttgattagaaaaaaaaatccacaggaTAAATGAATTTGGAGATTTTCCTCCTCTGCTTCTTTTCTGGAAAAGATTAGTTCCTGtatgtgaaaaggaaaaaaattttgatCTGGGTGAAAAAGGGGTAAATTTTGAGAGGAATccataaatgaatggatggaaaagaagacagattttcatggtgaaaaattaaatttaaaaagatgaaatggaagatgatacttcAGGCTAAAGAGGCTGACTCAGGATAGAGGCCACACCCTACAACTCTGGTCAGCTCCTATAAGGCCTAGGACCCAAGGAGCCACGGTATACTTCTATTTCGtggctgtttttctttcttcaggaTGAAGACATCCCTGAAGACATCCCCCAAACCCACAAAACTTACAGCAGACTGTGAGGCAAATGCTATCCTCACAAAGTAATGAATGCCATCCAAAAAGGGCAGTGACTCCCAGTGTGCTCAGGGTACCTTCCAGGCTACCTGGAAGCAGGGTGGCTCTGGTGGTCAGAGCCCATTTTCTGAAAATGGCCAGGACCACAAAGAAATAAGTGTTTTATTTGGCCTCATAGATTAGGTGAGAACAAAGAGCCACGTttgaagactgacaggaaagtgATGCTTGGGAAACTAGTACAAGAATAAGCTTTATTACAATGAGGCCACAGCAAGCAGACAAAAACAAAGTGCCTCCACACCATCTGGCAAGGCAAGGCCATAAAGGGCCTATCACTCATGAGAGAGATGTTTACAGTGGCAAGATCTCTATGAGAGTACATACTCGTGGGGTCTGAGTAGAAGTTGTATACTTTAAAGACAGACTTGGTTGAGAACAGGTAATCAATGCCAGATATGGGAGGAGGCATTTCTGATCAGATCCAGATGTGAT
The DNA window shown above is from Notamacropus eugenii isolate mMacEug1 chromosome 2, mMacEug1.pri_v2, whole genome shotgun sequence and carries:
- the SYNGR2 gene encoding synaptogyrin-2, which translates into the protein MKPRAEGRTAREGCARLRLPHFRDNSAGVNRGDCAEETDQSEVVWVPGVCSPRSTGGGEGDDVNVKMDSGAYGAAKAGGSFDLRRFLQQPQVIVRAVCTLFAVIVFSCIIGEGYVNSLHSSELHCVFNQNEDACRYGTAIGVLAFLASVFFFVVDVYFPQISNATDRKYLVIGDMIFSAFWTFLWFVGFCFLTNQWAATKSSDVLVGADSARAAISFSFFSIFSWGLLASLAYQRYKAGVDDFIQNYIDPTPDPAAPYASYPGVAGDNYQQPPFTQNAETTEGYQPPPVY
- the TK1 gene encoding thymidine kinase, cytosolic, whose protein sequence is MSCVNLPTVLPGSPSKTRGQIQVILGPMFSGKSTELMRRVRRFQIAQYKCLVIKYAKDTRYGKSFSTHDRNTMEALPACLLRDVAQDALAVTVIGIDEGQFFPDIVEFSETMANAGKTVIVAALDGTFQRKAFGNILNLVPLAESVVKLTAVCMECFREAAYTKRLGAEKEVEVIGGADKYHSVCRLCYFKKFSGQSNGLENKENCPLSGKSGDTSSCRKLFATQQILQCSSNN